GCAAATGTCGGCGTCGCTCAGAGAAAAACACATCGAGCAGAATTTAATTTTATCTTTGATGGCCACGATGCTCCGGGCCAGTCGTTCGGCCTCCCCCCGCGGCATCCGCAAAACGTGTATCGCAAGCCGCTCAGCCGTTTTTTCACCGACCCCGGGAAGTCTGGCAAAACTTTTAATCAAATCAAGAACCGATGTCGGATAGTAACTCATCGTCAAATATTCACCTCATGTATGCTGATTCGGCGGCACGGAGGCCGACGGTATGGCCTGTTGCGGTTATTACCCCTTCCCAGCAGAAAAGGACCCGTCGGCAGATATGGCCGATTCACCCGTGGCTACATCAATCCCGGAATATTCAACCCGCCGGTCAGTTTGCTCATTTCAGCGCTGACCATTTCCTGGGACTTCTGCAATGCGTCATTGACGGCCGCAATCATTAAGTCCTGCAGCATCTCCACATCCTCGGGATTTACCACCTCTTTTTCGATCTGAATGGATAAGATCTGCTGCCGGCCATTGGCGATGACTTTGATCATTCCGCCGCCGGCGGTGGTTTCCACCGTTTTATCGGCCATTTCCTCCTGAAGTCTCATCATTTGGGTTTGAAGCTTCTGGGCCTGTTTCATCATATTTCCCATCCCTTTCATCTGAACACCTCCTACCGTATCTTCACATCAATTAACTTGCCGTTGAATATTTCAATCGCATCTGCAACCAGCGGGTGATTGAGCGCCGCCTGCTTCTGACGATTTTCCGTGTCTTTTTTTTCATTGTTATGGTTGCCGGATATTGCCCGGCCGGTTACCGTTATTTTTTTCTCTTTGCCGAAATAATCGCTGACGACTTTGTATAAGATCGCCATGTTTTTTTTCCGCTTGATCATATTGATGTTGAAGCCGTTACCGTTGACTTCAATTTCCAGCGTTCCATCGGTCAGTGTTTTCAGGGCGCTGTTGGCAAGGTTGCTCGCTAAAGCAGGGGACTCTTCCGAAATGATATCCACTATCTTTTCCCAGCTGGACGCAAGGTCCTTATCTTCTGCTCCGGGCCCACCCCCAAACGGTTTTGTCTGTTCGGCAACGGCCGGCGATTCAGAAGCAGCCGGCCGGCTTTTTTTCAAAGGAGGCGTAACCGGGCCCTCGTCAGGCCCCGCCGACTTTAGCGGTGGCGTCGACTGGACGGTTTTTTGCAGCGCGTCCAGCTTGAGAATCAATTCCTCTATCGGCAGCACCGGTTTAGCTTGAAACAGTTTGATCATTACCATTTCAAGGGCCAGCTTCGGCTGGGTCGACAATTTGACGGAGACTTCCTCCCTGAAAAGAAGGTCGAAAACCTGGTTTAAAAATATAACGGAAATGTCCTTTACCTGGTCTTTAATCCGATCCAATTCGTGTGCCGGCAAGTCCACCAGTTTATCGACATTTCTCCCCATTTTGACAATCAGCATATTGCGGGCATGCTCTACAATCTCCGCAAACAGCCGCTTCATATCATGGCCTTTGGCATAGGTCTCGTCAATAATTTCCAGCACGGCCGGAACATCCTGATGAAAGAAAGCCTTTGAAATATCAAATATGATCTTTCGATCCATGATGCCCAGGATTTCCAACACCTGCTCATGGGTAACAGCGGCACCGCAGCAGGCCATCACCTGATCCAGCAGGCTGAGGGCGTCCCGCATGCTTCCGCCGGCTTCACGCGCAACCAGCCACACGCTTTCGGAAGGCATGGGGATGCCTTCTTTGCCGCTGATCATTTCCATGTGCCGCGTCATGGAGTCGATGGAGATGCGCCTGAAATCATGCCGCTGGCAGCGGGACAGGATCGTAACCGGAATCTTCTGGGGCTCGGTGGTCGCAAAGATGAACATGACATGCGCCGGCGGTTCTTCCAGTGTTTTCAGCAGTGCATTAAATGCGGCAATGCTGAGCATGTGGACTTCATCGATGATATAAACCTTATACTGGCTGTGGGCCGGCATGTACCTTATGTTTTCACGCAAATCCCGTATCTGGTCCACACTGTTATTGGATGCGCCGTCAATTTCATATACATCAACGGCCGACCCGGCCGTTATCTCCCGGCAGGATCTGCAACTGTTGCAGGGAACCGGAGTGGGCCCTTTTTCGCAGTTCATGGCCTTTGCCAGAATACGCGCAACAGTTGTCTTGCCGGTCCCCCGGGGTCCTGAAAAGAGTACCGCATGAACCATCCGCCCGGCGGAAATCGCGTTGGTCAATGTCCGGGTGATGTGATCCTGTTGTACGACTTCAGCAAATGTCTGCGGCCGGTATTTGCGGGCGAGTACAAGATATGACATCCTAAAATCCTTTAACCGATAATCAATCGCACGCGGTTGAAAATATGTCGGCAGCAAATTCAACAGCTGCCGCAAAGTGGAGAGGCTCCTAACAGAGGAAAATTGTTGGCGGAGAGAGAGGGATTCGAACCCTCGGTGCCGCTTTTGGCAGCACACACGATTTCCAGTCGTGCTCCTTCGGCCAGCTCGGACATCTCTCCGGATCAGTTCAGAAAATGAATTTTCCCTATAGCGCGGATAGCATGATGGCGGAGAGGGTGGGATTCGAACCCACGATCCCGTTTTTGACAGGATACCGCTTTTCGAGAGCGGGGCCTTCAGCCACTCGGCAACCTCTCCAACACCTTTTTTGATTGCATTTCCCGGTGCTGATAAGTCTCAATATACTGTTCGACGGGGGCTGTCAACCTTCTTCTGAAACCTTCTAATAACCGCCCTTATCGCCTAATTATTGGGCCTTCCCAGAGAAATCCACCCAAGCAGATCTCTTCTGGAGGATCCCATTACGGAAAACTATTAAATAAAATTACGACACACGGAATTAACATATTGACAAGGCCTTTTCATGCCAAAAAAACAGGCAGGTCTTCTTTCAATTACAAGAAACCCTGCCTGTCCAAATCACTTTCTCAATAATTTATTATTCTAACCGCACCCTTTAACAGCCGGCCGGGATTCCTCCAGTTTTAAAAAAACCCTCCCTGGCAGGGCAAATCCAGTCGCCGGGGAACCGGTTTCGTCCCTGTCGACATCAGTTTGCCGCTTTATCCAAAGCAAAATACTTGTCTTTGAACCAGGCGATCGGAACTTTTTTATCATCGGCTTTAACTGCCACCGCCTCCACCAGATAGACGATATAATTCGATGCCGGAAAAGATGTTACCACCTTACATTCGATGTTGGCCAGAGAACCGGCAATCAACGGGGCGGATATTTTTTCAGCAGCCTCGGTTTTGATGGAAAACTCTTTGAATTTATTAACATCCTTGCCATGGGTGGCGCCCAGTTTGCGTGCCAGCCCCACCTGGTCGGCCGCAGCCACATTTAAGGCAAGTTCGCCGCTCTTTTCAATGAGTTCATGACAGGTGCTCTTTTTGGAGACACTGACCGTCAGCAAAGGCAAATTTTCCGCAACAAATGTCGCCGTCGCCGTCATCGCATCCTGCTTATCTTTTGTTGCGACACTCAATAAAACAACCGAACAAGGCACCAATCGGGTTACATCTGTAAGCTTTTTTTTCATGGTACGTACCCCCTTTCAGAACGAATACGTACCCCCTTTCAGAACGAATATGGGTTAAGCCCAAAACACCTGCTAATCGACAAAAAACAGGCATTTTCCAATTCCCCTTAACAAATAAGGCCATCATTCAATGGCGGCCCAATCTTTTATAAGATAGAATCCGGCTGCCGAAGAGTCAAGGGTCGGATTCCATTATAGCTGAGATAGTTGAGATAAAAATTGCCCGGCCGGATCTTCAGTGCAGGAACATCTTCTGAACTTCTCTGGAGTATCCCCCCTGTCGGGTATAAATAAAAAGCGGCGGCAGGATCTTCATTCCGGGATTTACGGCTTTGACGCCTTCCACCAGAATCAGCTTGGCGCCGATCGAGCGGCCGGAATGAATGGTACGCAATTTCTTGGGTTCGATTCGGGATGTCCGCATCTGCGAGATGACATCGGTCAGCCTTTCTGCCGGATAGATCGTTATAAACCGTCCGGAAGTCCTTAAAATGCGGTTGGCACTTTCAACAACGTCTGCAAGGGTAACGCTGATTTCATGACGGGCAACCGCTTTTTGCCGGTCCGGATTCAAGCGGCCGCTGTGCGTAAGTCTATAGGGCGGGTTGCTGACAACCAGATCAACCGGACCGGCTACCATCCCGGGAGTCAGGCGTTTAATGTCCTGTTGACGTATGACGATCCGGTCCGCCATGTTATTGTCATTCACATTCCACTGGGCTATCTCAGCCAGTTCTTTTTGCACTTCTATACCGCAAATCCTGATATCCGGATTGCGATGGGCCAGTATCAAGGGAATGACGCCACAGCCGGTTCCCAGATCGACGACCGCCTCGCCCGCTCGGGGCCGGGCATGGGCGGCCAGAATCACGGCGTCTATAGAAAAGCGATATCCCGAACGGTGCTGTTTGATGGTAATGCGACCGTCTAAAAAGGCATCTGCCGTCACTGCCGCCATTTACCCTCCATCACCGGAATGCCCCGCATATACCGCTTTCCATAATGAAGTACCGAAACAATGATTTGCGGTATAAGCGGTTGTAGAAAGAAACGCATAACGGAACGTTTTTTTGACAACCGCTATAAAAGCGAGGTGAGCGCTATTCAAGCGGTCCGATTTTAAATTTTATTTCCCTGACGAGTTCCTGTTTCAATGCCTGATTCAGTTTGATGATAAGATCTCCTTTTAAAAACTGGAGCTGCTGCAGCCACGGTGAACTGCTGACATTCACCAGGAGGAGATTTCCCTTAAATGCCGCAGGCCGTGCATTTTCTGCAACCGCACTCCCCACAACCCCTTTCCAGACATTCCATACCTGAATCATGTCGGCGTCCGCATCATTCCGGGCGACGCCAAAGACCTTATTCACAATGCTGCCGATATGAACAAATTCCTTCCTGTTCTTGCGTTTATTTTCCATGGTCGAATTGTTTCCGAAATGAGGGTTATGAATGATAAGGACCGGCGGTTCATTCCTTCCCCCGGTTTTTATTCTTATATTCACTGCCCCAACCCTGTGTCAAGTGATTCTCTGGACCGATCGGATCGATTCGATTGAAGAACCCTGCCGTCCCGCCCCGGGCGGGACGGCAGATGAGATAGTTATTGCGGTTCACAAATCGGCAGTTAAACTTTTCATTTTTGCTTGACTTAAACCATTATCTATCTTAATTTACAAAGACAAAGAACAAAGGTAATTGAACTGATTATCCCTTTTGGTGTCTGCCGCTCTAAAAGCATGCCCGCTGAATCCGCTGTGAACATGCCGGGGTTTCATAAGCAGCCACCCCTTAAAAAAGGATAATTCAAACCCTCTACACAAAAAAATAGGGAAAGCAATGAACTGGGATTGGGAAAAATTAAAGTCGCAGCAGGATAAAGGCCCCATGCCGCCGCAAATGGATGAAATTATCCAGAAATTCAAAAAAATGAAACTGCCGGGAGGGCCGCTGCTGGTTATCGTCATCCTCCTCATATTTTTCGGCTCCTCGACATTTTACACGGTCGGAGTGGACGAGGTGGGAGTTGTCCAGCGGTTCGGCAAGTATGTCCGAATCAGCCAGCCCGGTCTTAGCTTTAAGCTGCCCACCGGGATCGAAAAGGTTACCAAAGTCAAAGTCCGCCGCGTTTATAAGGAGGAATTCGGTTTTAGTTCCGTAGTTGCCGGCCAGAGAACCGTTTTCTCGTCCCCCACCGAAGATACGAATGTTTCCCTCATGCTGACGGGTGATCTGAATGTGGCGGTGGTTCCATGGATTGTCCAGTATCGCATAAAGGATCCCTACAATTTTCTATTCAAGGTTCGTGATATCCGGATGCTTCTCACCGATATGTCCCAGGCGGCCATGCGGCTGGTCGTGGGCGACCGCAGTATTAACGAGATCATCAGCAAACGGGATGAAATCGCCATGGAGGCCAAACGTGTCCTGCAAATCGAGCTGGACAAGGCTGAATCCGGCATTTATATCAGCACCATCGAAATGAAAAAGACCAATGTGCCGACGCCGGTTGAGCCTTCTTTTAATGAAGTCAACCAGGCCACCCAGGAAAAGGAAAAAATGATCTATCAGGCCAAGGAAGACTACAACAAGGAAATCCCGGCTGCCAGGGGCGAGGCCGAAAGGACCATCAAGGCGGCTGAAGGGTATGCCCTCGAC
This window of the Desulfobacterales bacterium genome carries:
- a CDS encoding YbaB/EbfC family nucleoid-associated protein, translating into MKGMGNMMKQAQKLQTQMMRLQEEMADKTVETTAGGGMIKVIANGRQQILSIQIEKEVVNPEDVEMLQDLMIAAVNDALQKSQEMVSAEMSKLTGGLNIPGLM
- the dnaX gene encoding DNA polymerase III subunit gamma/tau, coding for MSYLVLARKYRPQTFAEVVQQDHITRTLTNAISAGRMVHAVLFSGPRGTGKTTVARILAKAMNCEKGPTPVPCNSCRSCREITAGSAVDVYEIDGASNNSVDQIRDLRENIRYMPAHSQYKVYIIDEVHMLSIAAFNALLKTLEEPPAHVMFIFATTEPQKIPVTILSRCQRHDFRRISIDSMTRHMEMISGKEGIPMPSESVWLVAREAGGSMRDALSLLDQVMACCGAAVTHEQVLEILGIMDRKIIFDISKAFFHQDVPAVLEIIDETYAKGHDMKRLFAEIVEHARNMLIVKMGRNVDKLVDLPAHELDRIKDQVKDISVIFLNQVFDLLFREEVSVKLSTQPKLALEMVMIKLFQAKPVLPIEELILKLDALQKTVQSTPPLKSAGPDEGPVTPPLKKSRPAASESPAVAEQTKPFGGGPGAEDKDLASSWEKIVDIISEESPALASNLANSALKTLTDGTLEIEVNGNGFNINMIKRKKNMAILYKVVSDYFGKEKKITVTGRAISGNHNNEKKDTENRQKQAALNHPLVADAIEIFNGKLIDVKIR
- a CDS encoding flavin reductase family protein, which produces MKKKLTDVTRLVPCSVVLLSVATKDKQDAMTATATFVAENLPLLTVSVSKKSTCHELIEKSGELALNVAAADQVGLARKLGATHGKDVNKFKEFSIKTEAAEKISAPLIAGSLANIECKVVTSFPASNYIVYLVEAVAVKADDKKVPIAWFKDKYFALDKAAN
- a CDS encoding tRNA1(Val) (adenine(37)-N6)-methyltransferase gives rise to the protein MAAVTADAFLDGRITIKQHRSGYRFSIDAVILAAHARPRAGEAVVDLGTGCGVIPLILAHRNPDIRICGIEVQKELAEIAQWNVNDNNMADRIVIRQQDIKRLTPGMVAGPVDLVVSNPPYRLTHSGRLNPDRQKAVARHEISVTLADVVESANRILRTSGRFITIYPAERLTDVISQMRTSRIEPKKLRTIHSGRSIGAKLILVEGVKAVNPGMKILPPLFIYTRQGGYSREVQKMFLH
- a CDS encoding DUF721 domain-containing protein — translated: MENKRKNRKEFVHIGSIVNKVFGVARNDADADMIQVWNVWKGVVGSAVAENARPAAFKGNLLLVNVSSSPWLQQLQFLKGDLIIKLNQALKQELVREIKFKIGPLE
- the hflK gene encoding FtsH protease activity modulator HflK, which produces MNWDWEKLKSQQDKGPMPPQMDEIIQKFKKMKLPGGPLLVIVILLIFFGSSTFYTVGVDEVGVVQRFGKYVRISQPGLSFKLPTGIEKVTKVKVRRVYKEEFGFSSVVAGQRTVFSSPTEDTNVSLMLTGDLNVAVVPWIVQYRIKDPYNFLFKVRDIRMLLTDMSQAAMRLVVGDRSINEIISKRDEIAMEAKRVLQIELDKAESGIYISTIEMKKTNVPTPVEPSFNEVNQATQEKEKMIYQAKEDYNKEIPAARGEAERTIKAAEGYALDRVNRAKGDASRFTAQYKEYAQAKDVTKRRLYLETLNNLFPKLGQKYIIDANQKNFLPLLNLGQPGIQK